The following proteins are co-located in the Phragmites australis chromosome 10, lpPhrAust1.1, whole genome shotgun sequence genome:
- the LOC133930089 gene encoding uncharacterized protein LOC133930089: MDKYIGQEKFKMRNLKKENTSLKDLCEELKRSHDELIESHENLKEAHDSLVANASENVKLDISITCDLIDDMSCVSSSCIASMFDMSTSCDELLDIPCSSNLDASSFSMLVDTNLVEENKELKYEIKKLKKKNKRILQLKDQKREQPNICSTKLDEKPKTSKRQIGKKECNVTTSRNMNCYNCRGKGHIGKNCPNGNTSKSILFNDHYSLRKARNCIIISKVLEELLQA; encoded by the exons ATGGACAAATATATTGGCCAAGAGAAATTTAAAATGAGAaatttaaaaaaggaaaatacttCTTTGAAAGACTTATGTGAGGAGCTAAAGCGGTCCCATGATGAGCTTATTGAATCTCATGAGAATCTcaaagaagctcatgattctctTGTAGCCAATGCATCCGAAAATGTCAAATTGGATATAAGCATTACATGTGATTTAATTGATGACATGTCATGTGTATCTagttcatgcattgcatctaTGTTTGACAtgtccacttcttgtgatgaattACTAGATATACCTTGTAGCTCAAATTTGGATGCTAGTTCTTTCTCTATGCTTGTTGATACTAATCTTGTAGAGGAGAACAAAGAGCTCAAATATGAGATCAAGAaattaaagaagaaaaataaaaggataCTACAACTCAAAGACC AAAAAAGAGAACAACCGAACAT TTGTTCTACCAAGCTTGATGAGAAGCCAAAGACATCAAAGAGGCAAATTGGAAAGAAGGAATGCAATGTGACTACAAGCAGAAATATGAATTGTTATAATTGCCGAGGGAAAGGGCATATTGGTAAGAATTGCCCAAATGGTAATACTTCTAAGTCTATTCTTTTCAATGATCATTATTCACTTAGAAAGGCTAGAAATTGTATCATAATTTCTAAG GTACTTGAAGAGTTATTGCAGGCTTGA